One Prunus dulcis chromosome 8, ALMONDv2, whole genome shotgun sequence DNA window includes the following coding sequences:
- the LOC117638322 gene encoding uncharacterized protein LOC117638322: protein MGAYQRLVKDLASKFEKIKFDRIPREMNVQADCLAHAASTSVEDMRVSSVELLSSPNIPTGSGVMQIDAEEETWMTPIMNYLTKGTQPNDPIEAWKLRIKAARCLDPREVEWALKEYTKGHVGTTRVGGT, encoded by the exons ATGGGGGCATATCAACGGTTGGTAAAGGATTTAGCCAGCAAGTtcgaaaaaataaagttcGACCGGATACCAAGAGAAATGAATGTTCAGGCAGATTGCTTGGCCCACGCCGCATCAACATCGGTGGAAGACATGAGGGTCTCTTCGGTGGAACTCTTATCGAGCCCCAATATACCAACTGGTTCTGGAGTTATGCAGATTGATGCCGAAGAAGAAACGTGGATGACTCCAATCATGAACTATCTCACAAAGGGAACCCAACCCAATGACCCGATCGAGGCATGGAAATTACGAATAAAGGCTGCAAG ATGCCTCGATCCACGTGAAGTCGAATGGGCGCTAAAAGAATACACCAAGGGACATGTGGGAACCACACGGGTGGGAGGAACTTAG